Within Sphingobium sp. EP60837, the genomic segment GGCTTCGTCAAGACAAGCCGCTATCTTTTTAGATTTGCTGCTCCGCAAGAGAGGCGAAGTGCACGCGACAGCCTCCGCGCCGTGAGCGGGCGCTTCAATCCGTGACCGCTTTTTTTGGTAAAGGCGTCAATGCTGAGAACAGCTTGTCTGCCACCCTTTCGACGTGTTCAGCAGCAATTTGCCGGCTCGAAGCGTCTGCATCATCCGTCCGCTGCTCGCTCGCGTGATTGCAAGCGGCGACGGCTAGGCCAGCCGCCAAGATCGTAAAGGTGGTTCGGGACATCGGGAGCCTTCTAGCAAGGTTTCCCGGCGCAACGCCTTGTTGATGCTTCGCGTTCCACTCCAGCCGCTATGGCCGTCCAATCATATCCGGTCGATGATCTCTCGTACGCGCGCCGCAAGCGTTCGCAGCGTGAAGGGTTTCACCAATAGATCAACGCCTACATCAAGCCGCCCATCGCGCATGATCGCATCACGCGGATAGCCGGAGGTATAAAGGATGCGGAGGTCCGGCTGACGCGCCCGCGCTACGGCGGCGAGTTCGCTGCCCGACATCTTCGGCATCACGACATCGGTCATGAGCAATCTGATCGGATGTTCCTGTTTATCGAGCAAGGCGAGCGCGTATTCCCCATTATGCGCCTCAATGACCCGATAACCCAACTCGCGCAGGGTAGCGACCGTGTAGGCGCGGACATCGTCATCATCCTCGACCACCAATATCGTCTCGGAAGCGGTGCCAAACGGCTCACTCTCGCGAACCATGCTAACGGGGGCCTCCGCGCTCCCGGCGCTGCGGGCGAGCAGCAAGGTAACGACTGTTCCGGCGCCGGGCGTTGAGTCAATCACCACCGTGCCGCCCGATTGTTTGGCAAAGCCATATACCATCGAAAGGCCAAGACCGGTGCCCTTGCCGACTTCCTTGGTCGTGAAGAAGGGGTCGAAAACTTTCGTCAGGGTCTCGGGGTCCATGCCGACGCCGCTATCGGTTACAGTGATTGCGACATAGTCACCCGGTGGCGGGTTATTTCCCCCGCTTTCAATAATGCTGATCTGACGGTTGCGGGCCGCGATGGTCAGCGACCCGCCCGACGGCATGGCGTCTCGACCATTAACGGCGAGGTTGAGGATGGCATTTTCCAACTGATGCGGATCGGCTTCGATGGTCCAGACATCATCGGGCGCGTCGATCGCGATCGCCACCGCTTCGGTGATGGTGCGGGTTAGTAGGTCTGACATGCCTGCCAGCAGCCGCGGCACCTCTATCGCGCGCGGATCGAGCGGCTGGCGGCGGGAAAAGGCCAGCAGCCTCTGGGTGAGGGCAGCCGCTCGGTCAGCGCCTCGCATGGCGTTGCCGAGCGCACGTCCGACGCGAGGATCGGCCGAATTGTCGAGCCGCCGCAGCGCGATGTCCACGCTACCGGTAATGATCGTCAGAAGATTGTTGAAATCATGTGCGATGCCGCCTGTGAGCTGCCCGACGGCTTCCATCTTCTGCGCTTGGCGAAGCGCATCTTCGGCCCGCAGCCGTTCTTCGATCTCCTGCGCCACGCGCTGCTCGAGTGTGTCGTTAAGCTCACGCAGTCTTGTTTCCTGAAGCTTTGCCTCCGTGACATCATAGATGACGCCGAGCAGGCGATAGCCGCTACCTTCGCCTTCGCGCATCACTTCGCCGCGCCGTGCGATCCAGCGTTCCGCGCCATCGTCGCTCCGCCGGATGCGGAAAACGCCGTCCAACCCTGCGGGCATGACGCCATCCTCAGGGATGAGCGGTGCTTCGCCTTCGCAGGGGACGGCGTTGATTGTTCTAACGGGCAGGCGGTCGGCGGGGTGGAGGCCGAGCAGGCGGCAGAACTCACTTGATACGGAGACGGTCGCAAAACCGTCCTGATATTCGAATGTGCCGACGCCGCCAGCGCTTTGCGCCACGCGTAGCCGTTCTTCGGTGCGTTTGCGGTCCGTGACATCGATCAGCAAGCCAGTGAAACGAAGGGGGTTATCCTGGTCGTCTAGGTGGCTCTGCCCCCGTCCATGCATCCAGAGCACCGCCCCACTCGGGGAGATGACCCGGAACTCCTTCGAGAAGAGTTCTGCGCCGGCCAGCAGGCCTGCGACCGCGATGCGGATTCGGGGGCGGTCTTCGGGATGGATAGCGCTGAAGAAAGCGGCCGTCGGCATCGGCTCCCCGGCCGCGCCTTCGCCGAAATCATATAGCTGCGCGAAGCGGCTATCGACAATCAATTGGTCCTGGACAATGTCCCAGTCCCAGGCGCCGCTTGCGCCGGCCGCCGCAAGGACGCCGCGTAGCTGCTCGGCTTGGGCAAGCGCACTCTGGTCAGCCATCCTCACCCACGATGCGCAAGATGAACTCGTCTAACAATTCCTTTAGAGTGGCGAGCGAAGGGATATCCATCAGCATGGCGATATAGCCGCGAATGTCGCGCTGCCGCACCGCGAAGTCGATGTAGAGGAACAGCACCAGCCCTTCCGCCTTCGCATTTTCGTCGATCTCGAACAGCATTGCGCCGTCGCCCCGCAGCACTTCCGGGATGGTCATCGACAGCGACCGCTTCAGCATGTTGGCCATTGTGGCAAGGCAGCTGTTGAGAATGATGTTACCGGTTTCGGCAAGCGCCTCACGCTCCATTTCTATCACTTCTTCGGCCGAAAGCTCGCCGCCCGTGACTGCGCGAACCAATTCCAGACTGTTCGTCTCGGGAAAGATAAGGAGGGCGCGCCCTGAAAATGGACCCGAGAAATCCTGCCGCACTGCGACCAGTTCCACCACTTCCCGCTCGCTGATCAGGCGTGCGGCGCGACGCTGGTTTACGACTTCGATCGACGGCACGGATAGCAGGACCTGGTCGCCAATCATCTTTCGCAACGACGAGGCGGCGCGGCTCACGCCGATATTGACGATCTCAGTCAGCGCGTCCCGTTCGAGTTCACTGAGTGCGACCTGATCCGGCATCATCCCTGACTTGACCTAAGCTTGAGCGCGGCGCCGGATAGGAAGCCGGCGAGGCCCTCGCTGGTCACGGGCTTGGGGATGAAGGCCGCGCCGACCTCACGGGCCTGCGCGATAATTTCGTCCTGGATGTTGGCGGTGATGATGGCGATCGGCATGTCGGGCCTCAAAGCGCGTATCTCGCGGGCAAGTTCCAGCCCGTCCTGTTCGCTCATGTTGAAATCGATGAGCGCGATGTCGAGCGGCTCCTTGCCCATCAATGCGAGCGCCTGCTCTCCGCTGCTGGCCTCCAACTTCTGCCACTCTGGCTGAAGTTCGGCTACAGCCTTCCCCGCGACAATTCGGGCCAATTTGCTGTCGTCCACGATCAAAATTGTAACGGGCATTCACGACTCCGAAAATCACGCGCTTTGAATCAGCTATAGGCACGATCTTTGGGTGCCGGAATAAATTTGTTACGGATTCATCAGGGGCCCCAGCACCACCTCCCGCAGGAAGTTGTCTTGTGGCACTCCTGACAGCGGGCGCCCTGCGGCATGGAGCAATTGCACCACTGCTAAATGCGCACGCACGAGGCTGCTGACATCGATCACGTGCGTAGGATGATCGAGCAGCGCCGCAAGCAACCGCTCGGCATCCTCCACGGTTGCGGCGCCGGTAAGGATGATCCGGTCCTGCCCAATGGTCACGCTCACGCCATCAGCTCCGGCAAATCCAGCACCAACAGAATGCGACCGTCCGTCATCATGGCAGTGCCCGCGATGGCGGGCAGCGCGGTGAGCAGGCCATCAGCTCGGCGCACGACGCCGTCGAACCGCTCGTCCAAGCTGTCCACACGAAGCGCGGTGCGGCAGGGACCAATATCGGTGATGAGCAGCCTGGCAATGCCGCCACTTGCCGGCTCAAATCCGAGCAAGGAGGCAAGATCGAGTACGGGCACCGTTTCCTCGCGCAGCACGCAAGCTTGCGCCTTCTGGCCCAGAGGATGGATCGCACTGGCGCTGATCCGGGCGGTCTCTACGATCTGGTCCAGCCGAATGCCCAATTGCTGGCCTCCTGCGCCAACCACCACGAGTGGGGTCGTTAAGGCATTCGCGGGGAGTCGCAGGGCAATGTGAGTGCCTTGGCCCACTTCGCTTTCGACTGCGATGGTTCCTGCCAGCTTTTCGACGGCAGCCTTCACAGCATCCATGCCAACCCCCCGGCCCGACAAGCTGGTCGCCCTTTCTGCGGTCGAAAAGCCAGGAAGGAAGATGAGCTGGAGTGCTTCTGCATCAGAGAGAGCAGCGGCCGCATCGCTATTCATCAATCTTTTCGCGATCGCTGTCTCACGCAAGGCTCGGGCATCGATACCGCGCCCGTCATCCGCGATCATGATCTTGATGCCATTCCCCTCCGGCCGGACCGACAGGTGGATTTTTCCCTCAGGCGGTTTGCCATGGGCGGTGCGCTCGCTGGCGGGCTCGATGCCATGATCGACGGCGTTGCGCACGATGTGGAGCAATGGTTCGAACAGTTGGTCCGCCACCTCCTTGTCAACGCGCGCTGTTTCTCCTTCTAAAATGAAGCGGACCGGTTTCCCCAGGTTTGCTGCAGCTTCGCGAGCGAGGCGTGGCAAGCGGCGCAGCACGGGTTCAAGCGAAACCTGCCGCACTCGCGCGACAGATCGCTGTACCTCTGCTGCAACGCGGCCGATCTCATCGTCTGCGGCGCTGAGTTCTGCGGCCAGCAATGGGTCTAGCGCGCGCAGGCGGTCGGCGATAGGCCGCAAGGTCCGGATCGCGACGGTGAGTTCGCCGATTTGGCTCGCCAGACGATCGAGCCTGGATGCCTCGACCCGCAGCATGGACGAAGGGTCCTTGGGCTGAGGGCCGACATCGGGCAACGGAGCTTCAAGCACGCTGCCCAAAGGTGCGACCGCAGCTTGATCGGGCATCAGCCGGAATGCCGCCCGCACCGCCGCCTCATCGCCGCCGCTGATACCCTCGATCACGCTGATGCAGCGGAACGGTTCGCATGACGCAATGGCGGGCCATTCACCTGCTGCGGGCAGCACCGCCAGCGCGAGCAGATCCGGAACAGCCGCGCTTATCGCCAGCGGGTCTTCGCCGCGGAAGAAGCAGTCTGCATCGGGCGTGTACCGGAACGCCGTCTGCGCCTGTTGAAGACCGACTGGCGAGAATTCCGGCCTCGAACGTAGAGCAACGAGCCAATCCGCCTCTTGCGTCACGAGCGCAGCCATCGGGTGAGGGCGTCCGTCCGCTTCCGTGCCGCCGGCCCCATCATCGGCGAGCAACATGGCGATCAGCCGGTCAGCCTGCGCCTCCGCCCCTTCGCTCAGCGAACCGGTCATTTGCATGGCGTCGATCCATCGATCAGTCTGGTCGATCACGGCCAGCACAGCGTCGAGCGCTCGTTCGTCGAGTAACGCGTCTCTCCTGCGCGCCGCTTCCAGCCGGGTCTCCGCGGCGTGGAGCATCTCTTCGGCCGGGGCCATCTCGAAAAGGGCCACTGATCCCTTTAGGGTATGGACTGAACGAAAGAGACTATCGAGCGCCGTCCTGTTCTGCGGGTCGCGGCTCAGCGCGACCAAGACTGAATGCGCGTCCGCAACCAGATCCCGACCTTCCAGGATAAATTGTTCGAGAAGCTCGTCCATCAGCGCCTCCGATAAACGATTGCCCGGTCCAGGCGAACCAGATCGAAGCGTTCATCGATCCGCGCCATGGACTCACTATGGCCCAGGAGCAGATAGCCGCCCGGGAAGAGCGCTTCGTGAAGATTTTGCGCAGCTTCGGCTCTGGAAGCCTCATCGAAATAGATAAGCAAGTTGCGGCACAGGATGATATCGAAGCCGCCTTGGCTGGCTACAGACGCGCAATCGTTCAGATTGACCTGCGTAAACAGGACTGACTCACGTAAGTCCTGGACGATCCGACGCCGGTGATTATGCTCCTGCTCAAAATAGGCGGACAGCATCTCTTCGGGCAAGCGGCCTAGCGACCGCGCGCTGTAATAGCCTTCTCGCGCCGCATCGAGCGCATGGGTATCGATGTCCGATCCGATGATCTCCACATTATAGGCATCGACCAGTGGCCATCGTTCCAGCAGCCAGAGCGCAATGGAATAAGCTTCCTCACCCGTCGAGCAGGGCAGGGACCAGATGCGGATGAGGTCACCGGGCTGTTTCTTCGCAGCGATCGCTGGCAAGATGTCGTCGGCGAGGGCGGCGAGCTGATGGTCCTCGCGCAGGAAATAGGTTTCATTGATGGTGACGGCGTTGATCAGCAACTGCCGCTCGTGCGGGTCATGTTCGAGCAGGTAGAGATAGCGCACAATGTCCGTCGTGGCGGTGCGCTTCATTCGCTCCGTGACGCGCCGTTCAAGATAATAGCGCTTCTTTTCGCCGAACTTCATTCCAGTCAGGCGATAGAGCAGCGTTGTAAACTGTTCGAGCGAAGAGCCGGCCAGCAGGCTTTCTGTTGCGCTCTCCATCATGGCGTCGCCCAGGCAATTAGCTGCGCGGCGATGCTGTCGAGCGGCAGGACTATGTCAGCCCCATCGGCGGCGACGAGCGCGCCCGGCATGCCCCATATGACGGAACTCTCCTCGTCCTGCGCGATAACATGACCGCCGTGTTGGCGCAGAGCCGCCATGGCTTTGGCGCCATCATGTCCCATGCCCGTCATCAGGACGCCGATCAGAGCCTCAGGCGGGAACAGCCCTCGCGCGCTTTCGACCATTCGATCTGCGCTCGGGTGCCACAGCCGTTCCGCCTGAACCGGAGCGGCGAGCACATGAGGCACGCCGCCACGCCGGGAAAAGACGAGATCCGCGTCACCCCGGCCGATATAGGCCGTGCCGGGCTGAAGAGGGGTAGGTTGCTGCACTTCCACCACCTGTATCTCGCATGCACGATCAAGGCGCCGGGCGAGTGGCCCTGTAAAGCTCGCGGGCATATGTTGGGCGATGATAATCGGCCATGGAAAATCCGCTGGCAGTGGGCCGAGCAGCGCATCGAGGGCAGGCGGCCCGCCGGTCGAGACGCCGACCAGTACTGCTTCGATTCCCGAAAGCGAGACTGTTGCAGGAAGGTGAGGCGCCCTCACGCGTGAAAGGCGTGGTTTGACTGGGGGAGGGGATCGGCGGGCGGAGCCGAGAGCCGTGGGAGCCGGGAGGCGTCCCGTCGCCGCCCGCTGGCGAACCCGATCGGCGAGGCGCGTGCTGCGCGGGATATGGGCGCTCGCCGCAGTACGGACCTTTTCGATAAGGTCTGCGGCGATCCCTTCAATCTCTAACGAAAGAGGGCCACGCGGCTTCGCGATGAAATCGACCGCGCCGAGCGCCAGCGCCTCCAGCGTCTCGTCGGCGCCTGCCTCCGTGAGGGAGGATAGCATGACAACCGGCGTCGGCCGCTCGATCATTATGCGGTCGAGGCAGGCGAGGCCGTCCATGCCCGGCATGTGGACGTCGAGCGTAATCACGTCGGGATGAATGTTTTCGATTTTCTTCAGCGCTTCGTCTGCATTGCGCGCAACTTCGACCGTGAAATCTCCAGCTTCGGCAAAAAGCTGGATCAACAAATGCCGCATCAACGGGCTATCATCGACGATCAATAGCCGGATCATGATGCGGCCATTAACTGCTGGGCGGTCACTTCGGCGAGCAGCTCCTGTTCCGCAGAGGATATCAGGGCAGCCGGGTTGATCACCAGCATCGGCGGCCCGCCATCCTTCCCGCCGTGCTGAAGCGCATCACAGAAGATACCGTCTGCCAGAACGTCGGGTAGTGGGGCTGGGGCGAGGGCGCTTGATTTGACCACGACGATCGCGCGCGCGTCATCGACGAGGAAGCCAAGCCGCTGCCCCCCCGCTTGCACCCGCAGTAACCGCTGGCGCACGCCACTGGCCGGGGAGCCGGTCATCCGCAACACCTGATCGATGATAGCCAACGGCTCGCCATGGACGGGAGCCACGCCCAGAAGCCAGGGCGGCACACCTGCGATCTTGGTCAGGCGGGCGGGCCGAGTCGCGACCTGTGCGATGGCGGCAACTGGAAAGGCGATGAGATGCTCGCCGATCCTTACCGGCAGCAGTGAGATGCTGTCCTCGTCCCGATCCGTTTTTGCGGGTGTCGAAGTCTGATGCCTTGCGCTACCGGCGAGGAGGCGCCTCGTTCGGGCTTCGCTTAACAAATGATCAGCGGCCAGGATCGACACCAGCTTGCCTCCGCCTTCGGGGCGACAAATCGCGCGTATCCGAGCTTCGCCATCGTTGCGGAGCACGGTGGCGGGTAGGTCATCGACGCGCGACGAGGACAGTTGCAATATGCTCTCCACACGGTCCACGAGAAGGCCGAGCCTGTGACTGCCCAGCGCGACCACTATGATATGGCTGGCGCGGTTCGTGGCCGCTCGGCCACTCACATCCGATCCGGGCAGACCCAGCAGGGCAGCAAGCGATAGCAACCCGAGGGTGATGTCCTCCCAAGCCATGGTCCCTATCACGGCAGGGTCAGCTCCAGGTAAGCGCGCGATGCTGCCGGGGACGCGCAGCACTTGCGCAATCTCTTCAACCGGAAGGGCGAAGCTCTGATCGCCGATTGCGAACCGCAGCAAGGCTATGCGGTCCTGCTGATCAGCCAGATCAGCATTCCGGGCGGTAGCCGCAACCAATGCGCGGCGGGCGGTCTCACGCACGGGGAAACTGCGTGCGACCAAATCGTCTATGGCGAGATCGTCAACTTCGTCCGCTGCTGCTTGATCCGGGCTCAGACGATCGACCGAATCGACTGCGAGCGCGATGCGTTGCGCGCCCGACAATATCAAAATACGACGGGGCCTATCCTGCGCTTCGCGCTTGTCGGAAGTTCGGGGGCAGAGGACCGCCAGCGTCTCTCCACGCACGTTTCCAAGGCCGAGCAGGCAGGGCGGCGCCAGCGGCACCGGTGTCAGCTGAGGCAGGCGTGCAATTTCGCGCACCCGGCTCGCGGGCAGTGCGTAGCGCCGCTCTCCAGCGCGGAATACTAGCCGCTGCTCGGCTCTCATTCGGCGGCTATGTCGCTGCGGATATTGAGCGCTTGAGCGAGCGAGGCGATATCCTCGACGGCGGCGGCGAGCATCTCCGTGCCCTGCGCCTGCTGCTGGGCGGCTACTCCGGCTTCACGAGCGGCTTCCGCTGCCAACTCGGCCGCTTGAGCGATCTGCTCGCACCCGCTCTTAACCTCACGCGCGGCCTGCTGGATCGCTTCTGCGCCCGCCAGGATTACGCCATTGTCGGCGCGGGTTGCGTCAACCTCGGCCGCCATTTGTGCAAAGCGGTCGAGCAGCCCCTGGTTACGCGCGGCCTCGACCTCACCTGCCGCCGCAATCTGATCAAGGTCGCGGCGGGCCGAATGGATGCTGTCCTGAATTGCGCGCACCACATCCTTCCCGTCCTCGGCATTGGCCGCAAGGCTGCGCGCGAGTTTGCGGATGTCGGCGGTCACTGTCGCAAAACCCTGGCCCGCCTCACCCGCGCGGGTGGCTTCGACAGCGCCGCTAACGCCTAGCATATTGGTCTGCAATGCTCCGAGGGCCAAGGCGTCGGCGATTTTTTCGGCACGGCGCGCCGTCTCTCCAAGGGCACTCAGCAGTTCGAGGACAGCGCGAGTTTCCTCGACCGCTTCACCTACGCCACTGATCAACTTCGTCAGGGTTGCGCTGCCGTCTGCTACTGAGGCCACAATCATATCGAGACGTTCGACCGCGCTCGCCGCACGTTCCTTCGCGATGGTAGCGCTGGTTTCGATCTGGCCCATGGCCGAACTGGCCTCCAGCGTGGCAGCGCTTTGCAGTTGCGCCCCGCGAGCAATCTGCTCGATTGCGATCTGGATCTGGCTGGATGCGCCCGACAGCTCCTGCACGGTGGCGGACAATTGTTCGGCGGCCGCAGCAACTTGCTCTACCGCGCGCTCGTCAGCGTCCCCCGCTCCCAGTGCTGCGCTCAATTCGGCCAGCGCTTCGGCCGTCTGCTGGCTCTGCTCGAGAGAGGCGGCCTGCTGCTCTATGGCTTGCTGCGCTTCCGCTGCCGCTGCCGACTGTTCCTCCGCAGCGGTTGCGACCTGTTCCGCGCCAAGCTCGGACTCAGTAGCAGCGGCCTCGGCCTGAACCGCGGCGGCCGCGATCTCATGCGTGCCGTCCACCACCGCTGCCAATGTGGTCCGCGCTTCGCCTAGCGCAGTGCTGATCCCGCCGCCATGCAGGGCCTCTTCGCTCGCTCGCGCACTGGCCGCCTGCATCCTGCTCGCGACCGTGCGGACGCCCTCCATGATCTCCGTGGCGAGTTTGCGAATGTCGGTGGCGCTCGCTTCCGAAGCTTCTGAAAGCTCGCGCACCTCGTCGGCGACGATGCCAAAGCCCCTGCCGCCGTCGCCCGCGCGCGTGGCTTCGATCGACGCGTTCAAAGCCAGCATCCCGGTCTGCTCGGCGAGATCTTCGACCATACCCCCGACGATGCTGATGCGCGTCGCAGCCGCTTCCAGCTGCTCGATCGCGGCAACGGAATTCAGCTGGCGGCGCGCGTTAAGCTCGATCGCAGCAACGGACGCATCGATTTGGGCAGAGGTTTCGGCAAAGGCCGCCTGGAGCCGCTCGGTCTGATTGCGCGATGCGGCTGCCCGATTGGTCGCTTCCCGGAAGTGGGAGCGCAGATGCCCGATGAGGCCCAGCGATTCCTGCGCCGCGCTGGCGGCTTCATCAGCACCGCTCGCCATCTGCTCGACGCTGCGCTGCAGTTCGGCCGCTGCGGAGGCGGATTCTCCTAACCCGCTCGACAGTTCCTGTGTCGCTTGGTCGATCCGCTCGACCGCCGTCAGCGGCTTGCGCTTGGAACGCACTGAACGCGCGGGAGCGCTGCCGATTGAGATGGTTTTGCCGGACTGCGGCTCATCCGCTTGTGGCGCTGCAACCTGCTTCCCGCGCGTGCGCTTTCCCAGCGCAGCCTTTTTCACCAGGGCCATGAGCGTATCTTTCTTTGTATCGCCGCAATTTGTCACCGGCATAGGCGAGCGGAGGGGCGGGCGCTACAGCGACGTGAACAGATAATCGCAGGAGTTTCCGAAATGCTTCCCGCTCGAACATATAGCATCACGATCAACCAGGATTGGCAGACGGTCTATGAGAAGATCTGGCAGCCCGAATATTTTCCCCGATGGGCGTCCGGGCTCGCGGAGTCCGGCCTGCGGCCTGACGGGGAAGGCTGGCTCGCGGACGGTCCGGAGGGGCCAATCCGCATCCGCTTTACGCCATATAACGCCTATGGCGTGATGGACCATTATGTGGATTTGGGCACAGGTGAGGAAGTTCATGTGCCGCTTAGGGTGGTGCGCAAT encodes:
- a CDS encoding chemotaxis protein CheA; this encodes MDELLEQFILEGRDLVADAHSVLVALSRDPQNRTALDSLFRSVHTLKGSVALFEMAPAEEMLHAAETRLEAARRRDALLDERALDAVLAVIDQTDRWIDAMQMTGSLSEGAEAQADRLIAMLLADDGAGGTEADGRPHPMAALVTQEADWLVALRSRPEFSPVGLQQAQTAFRYTPDADCFFRGEDPLAISAAVPDLLALAVLPAAGEWPAIASCEPFRCISVIEGISGGDEAAVRAAFRLMPDQAAVAPLGSVLEAPLPDVGPQPKDPSSMLRVEASRLDRLASQIGELTVAIRTLRPIADRLRALDPLLAAELSAADDEIGRVAAEVQRSVARVRQVSLEPVLRRLPRLAREAAANLGKPVRFILEGETARVDKEVADQLFEPLLHIVRNAVDHGIEPASERTAHGKPPEGKIHLSVRPEGNGIKIMIADDGRGIDARALRETAIAKRLMNSDAAAALSDAEALQLIFLPGFSTAERATSLSGRGVGMDAVKAAVEKLAGTIAVESEVGQGTHIALRLPANALTTPLVVVGAGGQQLGIRLDQIVETARISASAIHPLGQKAQACVLREETVPVLDLASLLGFEPASGGIARLLITDIGPCRTALRVDSLDERFDGVVRRADGLLTALPAIAGTAMMTDGRILLVLDLPELMA
- a CDS encoding chemotaxis protein CheW, whose amino-acid sequence is MRAEQRLVFRAGERRYALPASRVREIARLPQLTPVPLAPPCLLGLGNVRGETLAVLCPRTSDKREAQDRPRRILILSGAQRIALAVDSVDRLSPDQAAADEVDDLAIDDLVARSFPVRETARRALVAATARNADLADQQDRIALLRFAIGDQSFALPVEEIAQVLRVPGSIARLPGADPAVIGTMAWEDITLGLLSLAALLGLPGSDVSGRAATNRASHIIVVALGSHRLGLLVDRVESILQLSSSRVDDLPATVLRNDGEARIRAICRPEGGGKLVSILAADHLLSEARTRRLLAGSARHQTSTPAKTDRDEDSISLLPVRIGEHLIAFPVAAIAQVATRPARLTKIAGVPPWLLGVAPVHGEPLAIIDQVLRMTGSPASGVRQRLLRVQAGGQRLGFLVDDARAIVVVKSSALAPAPLPDVLADGIFCDALQHGGKDGGPPMLVINPAALISSAEQELLAEVTAQQLMAAS
- a CDS encoding chemotaxis protein CheX; its protein translation is MMPDQVALSELERDALTEIVNIGVSRAASSLRKMIGDQVLLSVPSIEVVNQRRAARLISEREVVELVAVRQDFSGPFSGRALLIFPETNSLELVRAVTGGELSAEEVIEMEREALAETGNIILNSCLATMANMLKRSLSMTIPEVLRGDGAMLFEIDENAKAEGLVLFLYIDFAVRQRDIRGYIAMLMDIPSLATLKELLDEFILRIVGEDG
- a CDS encoding hybrid sensor histidine kinase/response regulator, with the protein product MADQSALAQAEQLRGVLAAAGASGAWDWDIVQDQLIVDSRFAQLYDFGEGAAGEPMPTAAFFSAIHPEDRPRIRIAVAGLLAGAELFSKEFRVISPSGAVLWMHGRGQSHLDDQDNPLRFTGLLIDVTDRKRTEERLRVAQSAGGVGTFEYQDGFATVSVSSEFCRLLGLHPADRLPVRTINAVPCEGEAPLIPEDGVMPAGLDGVFRIRRSDDGAERWIARRGEVMREGEGSGYRLLGVIYDVTEAKLQETRLRELNDTLEQRVAQEIEERLRAEDALRQAQKMEAVGQLTGGIAHDFNNLLTIITGSVDIALRRLDNSADPRVGRALGNAMRGADRAAALTQRLLAFSRRQPLDPRAIEVPRLLAGMSDLLTRTITEAVAIAIDAPDDVWTIEADPHQLENAILNLAVNGRDAMPSGGSLTIAARNRQISIIESGGNNPPPGDYVAITVTDSGVGMDPETLTKVFDPFFTTKEVGKGTGLGLSMVYGFAKQSGGTVVIDSTPGAGTVVTLLLARSAGSAEAPVSMVRESEPFGTASETILVVEDDDDVRAYTVATLRELGYRVIEAHNGEYALALLDKQEHPIRLLMTDVVMPKMSGSELAAVARARQPDLRILYTSGYPRDAIMRDGRLDVGVDLLVKPFTLRTLAARVREIIDRI
- the cheB gene encoding chemotaxis-specific protein-glutamate methyltransferase CheB, whose product is MIRLLIVDDSPLMRHLLIQLFAEAGDFTVEVARNADEALKKIENIHPDVITLDVHMPGMDGLACLDRIMIERPTPVVMLSSLTEAGADETLEALALGAVDFIAKPRGPLSLEIEGIAADLIEKVRTAASAHIPRSTRLADRVRQRAATGRLPAPTALGSARRSPPPVKPRLSRVRAPHLPATVSLSGIEAVLVGVSTGGPPALDALLGPLPADFPWPIIIAQHMPASFTGPLARRLDRACEIQVVEVQQPTPLQPGTAYIGRGDADLVFSRRGGVPHVLAAPVQAERLWHPSADRMVESARGLFPPEALIGVLMTGMGHDGAKAMAALRQHGGHVIAQDEESSVIWGMPGALVAADGADIVLPLDSIAAQLIAWATP
- a CDS encoding polyketide cyclase, which gives rise to MLPARTYSITINQDWQTVYEKIWQPEYFPRWASGLAESGLRPDGEGWLADGPEGPIRIRFTPYNAYGVMDHYVDLGTGEEVHVPLRVVRNGEGAEVMLTLFRQPDMDDERFAADIKWVNRDLRNLKNEIEN
- a CDS encoding methyl-accepting chemotaxis protein, with the protein product MALVKKAALGKRTRGKQVAAPQADEPQSGKTISIGSAPARSVRSKRKPLTAVERIDQATQELSSGLGESASAAAELQRSVEQMASGADEAASAAQESLGLIGHLRSHFREATNRAAASRNQTERLQAAFAETSAQIDASVAAIELNARRQLNSVAAIEQLEAAATRISIVGGMVEDLAEQTGMLALNASIEATRAGDGGRGFGIVADEVRELSEASEASATDIRKLATEIMEGVRTVASRMQAASARASEEALHGGGISTALGEARTTLAAVVDGTHEIAAAAVQAEAAATESELGAEQVATAAEEQSAAAAEAQQAIEQQAASLEQSQQTAEALAELSAALGAGDADERAVEQVAAAAEQLSATVQELSGASSQIQIAIEQIARGAQLQSAATLEASSAMGQIETSATIAKERAASAVERLDMIVASVADGSATLTKLISGVGEAVEETRAVLELLSALGETARRAEKIADALALGALQTNMLGVSGAVEATRAGEAGQGFATVTADIRKLARSLAANAEDGKDVVRAIQDSIHSARRDLDQIAAAGEVEAARNQGLLDRFAQMAAEVDATRADNGVILAGAEAIQQAAREVKSGCEQIAQAAELAAEAAREAGVAAQQQAQGTEMLAAAVEDIASLAQALNIRSDIAAE
- a CDS encoding CheR family methyltransferase produces the protein MESATESLLAGSSLEQFTTLLYRLTGMKFGEKKRYYLERRVTERMKRTATTDIVRYLYLLEHDPHERQLLINAVTINETYFLREDHQLAALADDILPAIAAKKQPGDLIRIWSLPCSTGEEAYSIALWLLERWPLVDAYNVEIIGSDIDTHALDAAREGYYSARSLGRLPEEMLSAYFEQEHNHRRRIVQDLRESVLFTQVNLNDCASVASQGGFDIILCRNLLIYFDEASRAEAAQNLHEALFPGGYLLLGHSESMARIDERFDLVRLDRAIVYRRR
- a CDS encoding response regulator, with amino-acid sequence MPVTILIVDDSKLARIVAGKAVAELQPEWQKLEASSGEQALALMGKEPLDIALIDFNMSEQDGLELAREIRALRPDMPIAIITANIQDEIIAQAREVGAAFIPKPVTSEGLAGFLSGAALKLRSSQG